In one Pseudoliparis swirei isolate HS2019 ecotype Mariana Trench chromosome 23, NWPU_hadal_v1, whole genome shotgun sequence genomic region, the following are encoded:
- the LOC130188368 gene encoding protein Tob1-like, producing MQLEIQVALNFIISYLYNKLPRRRVNIFGEELERQLKQKYEGHWYPEKPYKGSGFRCIHVGEKVDPVVEKAAKESGLDIEDVRNNLPQDLSVWIDPYEVSYQIGEKGPVKVLYVDDGNESGASSGGLDLDKEIKNSFNPDAQVFMPITEPVNAASPGSTSPSPPFGHSAAVSPTFMPRSTQPLTFTTATFAATKFGSTKMKSSGRNNNGSSSAGNKVARTSPTNLGLNVKAISTSMHSLYGLGLGVQQKQKQPSALSPNAKEFVFPSLQGSQSALFPGDSSLSLSPLQYSNAFDMFAAYGGLNDKSLMDGLNFSLNNMQYSNQQFQPVMAN from the coding sequence ATGCAGCTTGAAATCCAAGTAGCTCTCAACTTCATCATCTCGTACCTGTATAACAAGTTGCCAAGGCGGCGCGTTAACATTTTCGGCGAGGAGCTGGAGAGGCAGCTGAAGCAGAAATATGAGGGACACTGGTACCCAGAAAAGCCATATAAGGGCTCAGGATTCAGATGTATCCACGTGGGGGAGAAGGTGGACCCCGTGGTGGAGAAGGCAGCCAAAGAGAGCGGGCTGGACATTGAAGATGTCCGCAACAATCTACCACAGGACCTCAGCGTGTGGATCGACCCCTACGAGGTGTCCTATCAGATCGGGGAGAAGGGGCCAGTCAAAGTATTGTATGTCGATGACGGCAATGAAAGTGGAGCTAGTAGCGGGGGGCTTGATCTGGACAAGGAGATCAAGAACAGTTTCAATCCCGATGCAcaggtcttcatgcccatcacTGAGCCTGTGAACGCAGCCTCCCCGGGTTCCACCTCACCCTCCCCTCCATTCGGCCACTCGGCAGCAGTCAGCCCCACCTTTATGCCCCGCTCCACGCAGCCTTTAACCTTCACAACAGCCACCTTCGCCGCCACCAAGTTCGGCTCCACTAAGATGAAGAGCAGCGGCCGCAACAACAATGGCAGCAGTAGTGCTGGGAACAAGGTGGCACGTACCTCTCCCACCAACCTGGGCCTGAATGTGAAAGCCATCTCCACCTCCATGCACTCTCTTTACGGGTTGGGCCTCGGGGTGcagcagaagcagaagcagcCCTCAGCACTGTCCCCTAATGCCAAGGAATTTGTGTTCCCCAGCCTCCAGGGCAGCCAGAGCGCTCTCTTCCCTGGAGACAGCTCGCTCAGCCTCAGCCCGCTGCAGTACAGCAATGCCTTTGACATGTTTGCGGCCTACGGTGGCCTTAACGACAAGTCCCTTATGGATGGCTTGAATTTCAGCTTGAACAACATGCAGTATTCTAACCAGCAATTCCAGCCAGTTATGGCCAACTAG